The following coding sequences are from one Microtus pennsylvanicus isolate mMicPen1 chromosome 1, mMicPen1.hap1, whole genome shotgun sequence window:
- the LOC142837646 gene encoding vomeronasal type-1 receptor 4-like, with amino-acid sequence MDVKDLVIGIVFLFQSIIGILGNFSLLSYYLIHYFIKQKLKTKDLIFTHLFTANSLIIVSKGVLMTIQAFGMQWLISDFGCKVLLYVQRLGRNMSIGTTCLLSVFQAITISPSDSCCMLLKAKTTKYIGLCITLCWVLYMVINMIFPVYLYIKGNSKNLTHKRDLAYCSNVGYDEVASSLYTVFCVFSEVLFSVIVAWSGGFMVVILYRHKQRVQHIRSVHVSFSVSHESRATQSILVLVFTFLGLYTLSSILQGWNAFVYDNEGWIMNITAIISMCFPTLGPFIMSHNSIAVFEFLFFCMRNRNIS; translated from the coding sequence ATGGATGTCAAGGATTTGGTAATAGGAATAGTGTTCTTATTTCAGAGCATAATTGGAATTCTTggaaatttttctcttctttcctactATCTTATCCATTACTTCATTAAACAGAAGTTAAAGACAAAAGATTTGATTTTCACACACCTGTTCACAGCCAACTCATTGATTATTGTTTCTAAAGGTGTGCTAATGACAATACAGGCTTTTGGGATGCAATGGCTTATCAGTGATTTTGGTTGTAAAGTTCTTTTGTATGTTCAAAGACTTGGCAGAAACATGTCCATTGGCACCACCTGTCTCTTAAGTGTATTTCAGGCCATCACCATCAGTCCCAGTGACTCCTGTTGTATGCTTCTGAAAGCCAAAACTACAAAGTACATTGGACTCTGTATTACCCTCTGCTGGGTCCTGTACATGGTAATAAATATGATTTTTCCTGTGTATCTGTATATCAAAGGGAACAGCAAAAATCTGACACACAAAAGAGATTTGGCATATTGCTCCAATGTAGGTTATGATGAAGTCGCAAGCTCAttgtatacagttttctgtgtattCTCTGAAGTTTTGTTCTCTGTGATAGTTGCCTGGTCTGGTGGATTTATGGTTGTCATTTTATACAGGCACAAGCAAAGGGTTCAACATATCCGTAGCGTTCATGTTTCTTTTAGTGTATCCCATGAGTCTAGAGCCACCCAGAGCATCCTGGTCCTGGTCTTCACCTTTCTAGGTTTGTATACCCTCTCCTCCATCTTACAGGGTTGGAATGCTTTTGTATATGATAATGAAGGGTGGATAATGAATATTACAGCCATCATTTCTATGTGCTTCCCCACATTAGGCCCTTTTATTATGAGCCATAACTCCATCGCTGtatttgaatttctctttttctgcatGAGGAATCGAAATATCTCATAA